From the Nematostella vectensis chromosome 7, jaNemVect1.1, whole genome shotgun sequence genome, the window gcacaaggcttttacggaaggctgtaaaaaaCACGAAGGCCCCAaacaccgatatttccggcgaatatgctgtacaacactcttgcagggtattccaacccgcacattaatggggaggacaataaccaggatcccaggcctgtaaaaattgttacgccacgcacagctcgctgagatattgAGGTataggatgacaaaaaaaaaaaaaacaggtctaTCTGGGCgctttgggtcccttgggggctcgctatgtcgccGTGGCATCGttacgcacgggcgcattgagGCGTTGTTATTATCGCATTATCTTCTTTTgagtacaggacatcaaattagcgaagaaaagacgttgttttgggaaccgttgttttgatatcatttgaaatgcataaaataaaatgagtgATTCTCTATTTTTATTGTCCAATTTTATTAACCCGTTGACCGGCCAAAATATCCACAAGCtaaaagaaattattattatattccCGATAAAGAGTGAGGGAGGTGGTAATCCGCATAGAATATTGTTAAAATCCGCAAGACCACACAGTCTATAACCGCAAACCACAACGGTGATTTGATTCACCGCACATCGCAGTAAGACAGTCcccattatttttttcgagGTGCGGTGTTCAGCGTCTTTAACGATCGGGAAACGAGAATTCGAGTTTAACAAAAACAggatttagggggggggggggggggatactaAACCCCTGATCGGATCCCAGGGTATTACTTATAACGCCTCAAGCTCATCGTCGGGAAAGGGCCTAGTAACAATGACAATTATAATAgcaattatttttgttttttcaataTACCCCATAAATACCCTTCCCcgaaaaaaaatccaagtCCATTAGCTTCGGTTGTAAATTTTTGGTCGTATATAGTAGTCCGAATAAGACCCCGTGTAATGTTAATCCAGAgtaattcagcctatggctgCAATTCTGGATAAAGTCGGCCCAGCttccttccctttcccttATTCGTCACTTTGGTAAAATAGCAGTCTCGTGTTGTTTCGAGTTGTGAGAAGATCTTTAACCCTTTGGTGCCTGCCCTAAAATGGGCAATCTTTTGTGTGTCTCATTGAAAAATATACTGCCACTTCTGCTTTTATCCGATTTGCTTGTGCTATATGTCTATGGAAAGCTTAAAAAATGGGCTACACATTGGTTtcctcatttttattttttatcatttactAATTTCAGAAGCGTCAACGCAACTACGTATCCACTTGTTCTATCTAAAGTGATATTCAATAATTTGGTATACTCCGGTGTTTGCTATTATATCTCTGGACAGTTAATGAATAGCGAACCAATCAGTATACAGGAATGTATTCCTGTATAAGTGagtgtatttttattaatatgGTTATACCAACTTTGTCGCATTATCCCAAGCTAAGACATGGCGCCAATAATACACCCTTTCATAGACGGCGCAACAAAAATTGTgcaatttggcaaaaaaattatttgaagGTGCTTTCTATCTGTTAATATATCCAGGAATGTGGCCTGAATATCGCGTTTAGTTTCTTAAGCCAGCATAGTCTCCTTTAAAGGCTTCGGCGTTTGTCAGTCACGAACGTGGACGGCTTCAAGGAGACTAGCAAAAAAAACCCACGCAAATAATGGATATTTGCATAAATGTGTCAAAAACGTCAAAACTATTGACTATAAATAACAAATTCCAAACTTAACTTGGATAATCGGctaattcaaagaaaatacgGCTATGTAAATCAACCTAAGTTagataagaaaagaaataaagaaataaaagaaaagaaaagtaatAGTTTGAACAACAATCTcgagggggtggggacagTCGCCAATAATCTTTGTGACGTAAGAATAAGTTATTATAATCCAACTGTAATTATGCATATTTCATATTTATGAATTACGGAGTAAGTAATTAATGTTTTCAACTTGCGATGTTTGGTTCGATGTAATCTGCACGACTGAGTCGCCTTATTAAATCCGGCAAGAGAGAGACTTCTTATGCTGATATCAAGGCAAAGAAATCTTTAAAACACACTGAAGTATTCGAAGAACAATCACCGGTTATGTAATGTCATAATAACTGCGATACATGACGACCGTGCAACCTGAAGCGTAACCACTGTCGAATTCTTTACTTGAAACCCTGTTTTCCGATCTTACTATTCATTAGAGTATCCAAAGGAGTTTAAAAAAGTGCGAGGAGTTGCATGAGCTAGGCAACGGTTGGTATAAACATCTTCGACGAACGTAAATACAGAACACATCTTCCATTAAAACGACGAAACATGGCATGGGGCGAGAGACTGCAGTCGTGGATTGTCGAGCCGGGCCATAATAATCAGCGCCAAAGACGTCTTTTGAGCATCAGCATCCTGGCTATTGTTGTTGGCGTAAGCATTCTTATAGGTGGTTCCTTCTACTCAGCTCTTCGAGTCTTCCGAATCGTTGGGTTTATAGCTATGGCGTTTGGAATCTTCATTGGTTGGACTTTGATGTCGTACATGTGCAAACAACGACTTTCGCAACAAGCTCAAGTCAACAGACAGGACCCACAGCCAGCAAATACAGAGACTTCACCCAATGCAGTGATTATTCCTCCGGGTACCGATCCTCAATTGGCTAATTTGGTATACCCACCCCCTTCAATGGCACTCTATCCCCCTGGTCCCAACCAAGGGACCCCCCCTCCTAGTACACAGCAACAGCCTGGTTCAGGGGGGTACCCAATGATGTACCCACAGCAACCAGGATATTACCCTGCAGGGACAGCCCCGCCGCCTTACAGTGAGGCAGGTGTCGCGGGCACAAGTGAGCCCTTGCCACCCCCACCCAAATATGAAGATGTTGTTAAGCCTACTTGAGTATTGGAGGTTTTGGATAGGGTTTAGTTGCTCTTTGCACTGATGGTCACCAGTTATAATTGGCACAAAGTAGGCCACCAATAATGTTTCTAGTAAGTAATACAGTTTGTATTCAAAATGTATCCCAATTTCTCAAAGTAATCAGGTGCTAAGGAATTTTTCCAAAATGGCTCTATCACTCTATGTTTGATTTCAAGGTATTTTCTGCAAGCCCAAATCTGTTGTGGGGCAGATGAGGCCTAGTAACCTATTGCCAGCCACCTGTCTTTCTAGTAGTAAAAGATATGCTAAACTGATGAATGACAGACAAGCTGTTGAGAAAAATAGATGGTCTGCATAAGCATTTTGGAAACAGTTAAACTTTCTGGCCAACTCCCACTAAAATTGCTGTTCTTTCAAAGGTTTTTCTCAATTATAAAATTTGTGCTATGATGTGGAGATAAAGAAGGAGATACCCCATGTATTGACTTCACTTTGCTGGTCAGCGCTTTCAGAAATAATTATATGCCCTGGAGGTGGCAGGCCATTAGAAAAAGTGTTTTATTCTTTATAAATACATAAAATTTTATGTAAAATATCAATTTGCATActtaaaagtatatattttatggCAGCATATTTCGGAGGAGATATCAAGTCTatagaaaaaatacaaattatttTTCACTGGGAGTCAATTGTAAAAAAGCAATTAATGCATGTATGATTCAATTTTGTACATTTTATCCAAATACTGTCATATCTTGTTTGTATGTATGTACATTAATATACATAATTACAATTCACAAATAAAATTCCACTTGTTTAGTACGATCAGGCTTTTAAGTGTAGATGTTACTAACATATTAAACAGGATTATTACACAAATATCAAATTCTTGTGCATGGATTTTGAGATTTTACAATTATTACCAAGTCAAAATACTAACAAGAATGCAAGATTTATGTGAAGTTGCAAATCTAATGTATCTTGTAGACTAGTACTTCCTAAAAATTATTATGACACAAGTCTTAACCTGATCAAAATCATTATCTAAAGTGGAGATCATTAAAATAACAGGAGTAAAACTTTTGACTCCCTTGTCATCTCCATTTTTCATGGAGTTTTTCAGCTTCTTCTTTTAATTCTTTAAACCTTTCCTGTATACAATCTGTGATGTTCTTCCTTGTTTCCATCTGTAAGACAAATGTTTGGGTTTaagcaatgaaaaaaaatatttcaatgaaaAAAATCTATTCTGAAATAGAATCTTGATGATTCGTAGAGCTGAATAtaaattgctttttgttgttatttttttgccaaaAGTTGTTTGCAACCCATAAAAACATGTGACTCCTTAAAGCAAATCACCCATAACATGTAAAACTATTTGATTGGGTTGATCATGTCAGAGGGCACAGAATGATGAGCCTAAAGTTTCTAGTAGAACCACACCTGCCACTGGTTCCACCCTTTTCTTATTTCTAGActgaaaaataatattctGCTTGTATGCATCCACTTACTGCATTGAGTCTCCTCCTCTTGAAGTCCTTCAAAATGTCATCAAAATACATTGGCTCCCCGATCAAAACTGTCACTCTCTGAAATTAAAGAGAAAAATTATCAAAGTATGATTCACTATCTTCCTATCCATACTCTCACTATCATCTATGGTTTTATGGTAGGTTCTATACCTTCATTATAGTTGGGATGTATGGAGTCTTGTTCGGGAGTATATCATCCATCCCTGATGGCAAAAAACGTTAGCTAGATTAAGCATTTTGAAAGGTTacaaaataatgttttataATGAATGGGGCAGATTCATTGTTCTTTCATGAATTTCCTCATAATTCTTTATAGTATTTTGCAAACAATCTCTGAAAATAGGAGGGGGGGGTGGATTGCCCCTTGATCCACCCACAGTACACACTAAACCACTAAACCAATCTCTGAATCTCTGAAaataggaggggggggggtggattgcCCCTTGATCCACCCACAGTACACACTAAACCACTGTGTTGTTACGTCTCTAGCTACATCACTGTGTTGTTACGTCTCTAGCTACATCACTGTGTTGTTACGTCTTTAGCTAAATCACTGTGTTGTTACGTCTCTAGCTACATCACTGTGTTGTTACGTCTCTAGCTACATCACTGTGTTGTTACGTCTCTAGCTACATCACTGTGTTGTTACGTCTCTAGCTACATCACTGGGTTGTTACGTCTCTAGCTACATCACTGTGTTGTTACATCTCTAGCTACATCACTGTGTTGTTACGTCTCTAGCTACATCACTGGGTTGTTACGTCTCTAGCTACATCACTGTGTTGTTATGTCTCTAGCTAAACCACTGTGTTGTTACGTCTCTAGCTACATCACTGTGTTGTTACGTCTCTAGCTACATCACTGTGTTGTTACGTCTCTAGCTACATCACTGTGTTGTTACGTCTCTAGCTAAACCACTGTGTTGTTACGTCTCTAGCTACATCACACTCACCAACATGCCAGAAGGGAAGCACTACGGGAGTAACACTTGATTCAGCAATGAGTCGACCAACACCTTTATTGAACATTAAATTTAACATCCAAAACTTGGCAATCACAGCAAGGGTATACAACAGATAATGGGTTCAATGGATTTTTAGGACATGGAAATAGATCCACAAGGGGATAATACAGATACCGGCAAATGAATACAAAAATTGCTGGGTGTTAAGACATAGTGGAAATCAATCCACAAGGGTTTAAAGTTTGTGCCAacttgcgctgacgtttcctCAGGCCAAGGCTGCAGTATTGGCCAATAGAAAGCCTCACTAAGGCTTTTGACAAAAAATGCCTCTAATGGTTTTATTGTTCGGAACCAATGAAgagaatatgtttttttaaaagaatacTTAAAAACTGTAAAATTAATGGGTTATAACATCCAGTGAAATACATACCCCACTTGAGTCTAACAAGAGAATGATCTTCAATAATTCCAGCTGCCGAGAAACAACACTTACTTTGAGTCAAAGGTGCAAGGATCAGGTAGTAGCAGTTTATAATTTACAGTGTTATCACCATGCATGTGTTTCACAATAGTAGTTTTTGGGGGGAGATGTACTTCACCCTGATGAGATGATCCAACAATCATAACATGACTTGTGCTATTATGGGTACAATTTAGAACCATAATGTCCATAATAATGAGAGATTTTGCATATACAGTAAGTTTTGCTGGGAATTTCCTATGCCCTGTGATAATAATCTGTTCACAACAGCTGGATTCCATAAGGCGAGACGTGACTTTTAATCTTCCTATATATCTTTCTGTATAGAAAAAACATACAAACTACCATTTCACccctacaagcctgtttcccCACTTATACGGTGATATTCCTATGTAAATACATTGGTAATAAGAAACATAACCAGCGGTTACCTCCTTGCcagtaaaaatattttgaacgAACCAGACAGGCCCTTACCTTCGGGGAAAACATGGACCCATTGGCCCCTGTTGAGCTCCTCTATAGCAAAATCCATACCTTTCTGGTATACACCCTCTCCTAAgcacaataaaagaaagaaaaaacaatgaatatTGTGATGAAGAGTACAGCCCCTATCACCTATCAAAGCATATCAATGTTAGGTGGTAGGGGTGAAATAAATCATTGGTGCTAATAGGGTACAGCCCCTATCACCTATCATAGCATATCAATGttagggggtaggggtgaaATAAATCATTGGTGCTAATAGGGTACAGCCCCTATCACCTATCATAGCATATCAATGTTAGGTGGTAGGGGTGAAATAAATCATTGGTGCTAATAGGGTACAGCCCCTACCACCTATCATAGCATATCAATGttagggggtaggggtgaaATAAATCATTGGTGCTAATAGGGTACAGCCCCTATCACCTATCATAGCATATCAATGTTAGGTGGTATATCAATAGGGTACAACACCTATCATAGCATATCAATGttagggggtaggggtgaaATAAATCATTGGTGCTAATAGGGTACAGCCCCTACCACCTATCATAGCATATCAATGTTAGGTGGTAGGGGTGAAATAAATCATTGGTGCTAATAGGGTTTTTGTACTAAAAAAGTTTCTATGTCAGAAAcagcttattttcattgaaattcttttttttgttgctcCCTGGTATGACAGCTTCAgctttctgtgtttatttcgGCGTAcgtttgccactcaaaaaagGTAATCCCGTTTGTGTGATATCCACATCAATTCATATAACATTGATATGGCACAGCTTAAGCCAagcatacatacctctcattATAGGAATAATCTAAAACAGATAAAAAGGtgaattaataaataattctCAAAAAATAGTTTacacaaagaacaaaaaataatgcaacGTTATTGTACCTTTCCTCGGCTAAAAAAGAAAGAGTGAAATGGTTTGGAGAATAACAATTCCTTTGCTCCAAGTGtcctaaaataaaacaaattgaaaaagtatttttaaaagtttaaaaCAACAGTTTAgacaaaaatactaaaaagttCATGTACCATCTTATTTTTCGGTTGTCCAACAGGATCCTCATTTTCATCATGCCTACAAAAAATGGTAATATGTCATCGACTCGTATGTCATCTACTTACGTCATCTACTGAGAATTCAAAGAAATTTCTGTCAATGAGGCAGATTTAAGAGGCAAAAAAAGTTATGGCTCCGGTTTAATAAAATTTGACCCAACAGAAAACTTTTAAGTTAAAAAATGTGTACCAGAAGGAAGTAACTGAATCTCTCTTTAGCCAGGATTGAGATATACATAGCTAGGGCATAGAGGGAGATAGGGGTCCTAAAATCCACTGATTCAtccaattgtttttttttttttttttttttttaacctgcAAGTATAAACACACCACAAAGTAGACTTTTTATTGATCCGGAACACTTGGAATCCATTAATTTGTCTGATTCCCTTGCAAACCTAGTTTTGCTAGTATTCAACCCTACCCCATCCCAATAGGTGGTTTAGTGGTCAAAGGACCCTAACCAGCCAACAAAAGCaagtcttttctttttcaagaaCTTCCATTCTTTTTCATAAGGTGCTTAATGTACACACCTGGCATATGGACTGCAATTATAAGAACAGACactacatataatcaataagcCTAAAATGTGAAGATATTAGGGGTGGCCATTTGGCAGGATTTAACACAAGGTAACAAGCTTACCCCATAACATAGGGTCGTCAAGGCAGGAGTGATGATTGGACACGGTCACTAGAGGCGTGTCAAGGGGTCGATGCTCGGCTAATTGTTCTAATGTTTCCATGTTATAACATCTAAGTGAATTCAGGCATTCTAGCAAATGAATATATATCAAGAATTACAGGAGCATGTGAAACAGATAACAAACTTTGCGtctaaaagaaacaaaaggcAACTTATTTAGCTTATTCAAAAAGTTAAAACACAAAGGacttattttctattttcgttaaagaatattgtttttttttgcttgatgggtgcagtcatttctgtgtttatttgaaTCCTGAATTCGTCTTTACCTCCTGTCTTCTCTGCCATTAGTTGACCTGTTGTTTTCAGGTCGTTGATCCCTATCTGGTGCCCCATGTGGGATGCCCCGGCTCCCATCATCAGGTCAACTAATGAAAACTGACGAGGGCTCTGCTGAGCCGAAagtattattaatttttcagggccgtagctggTTGCAGAGAAGACAGGAGGTAAAGACGAATTCAGGATTCAAATGAAGACAACCACCTGTGCCCAAATCCGAGAAAtattctgtgtttatttttgcttgaattagccacTCAAAATGTCATGTGATCAGTTAGTGCAAGTTGCCTATAGACTGATAATCcagaatatttttttgaacATCCAGGAGACAAGGCCATGACATGGCAAGACATGGCTGACTTCCAGGGGGCTCAGAAAAAATAGATATATTCCTTTTACAtggctgtcaacccaacttgggcagaaatcttgtgaaatctgGTGAAAAACAGTAGATATGATGAAAAACCCAAGAGAGCGAATGCTGGTTAATActgagaatgtatgaacattctcataaaaattaggcttgtgatgaggtccaaaatcttcctaatgcgggtgagttgacagcttattttttcatatgactgtgcaatcccccctcccccctcccccccccccccccacacacacacccctaaACAAATGCTGGTTATGCGACTGCAAAGGCTTGCAGTGTTGTGTAGGTTTAAAGAAAAGGAAGGCTTAATACAGCTTTTATGGTATCTAATAAATTATTTGCTAGAGTCATACTGAACAAGGCTAATGTGAATAAATTGGTTGCATAACGGGATATTTCTTGTCGTGTAACCGACATCAAACCCAGCCTATCTTCAGTGGTATATTGAGCGTTTGTAGACTGGTAAATAAACCATTGAAATTGGTTATAAGATAACAAGCACGCCGAATAATATATGTTTACTTAGCCAAAACTTGCTTATGCCCCCAACGAGGCCAATAACCGCCGTGGATTCCAACTTGTGCCACGAGGTCGCCATCGCAGCCCTGCAGAAAGGCCATGCCGGTGTTGTGGCCATGCCAAACCCGCTAAGACTATAAACTCAACAAATTCTTCTTCCCAGGTCATGTAGTAGTTCCTACGCTGTTAtaaataacagtttttttcagCGCGATGTCATAAACCATCAGAagtcgccatcttgtattGTGTTATACCGCTGACCGGTGTTTGTTTATATCATGTGCTAATGTGAAAAATAGATTTCCGCCGCGAAATTGTCGCCGCTCCAAGGGCGGTAGGATAAATTCTGATCATTAACTACGAAATTCATCTCTTAAATTTGGATGAATAATGCCTTGTTTGCCACACACACTCCGTGATTGCACAAAACTGTTCTTCAATcttttttcaatataaaaGATTTGCGCAATTCCAAAATATCATTCAAGAACTCATGGAAAATTGAAtataatttacaaaaaaatatagacGTCATGGTTTCAAATAGGCCAAAAAAGAGACAGGCGAAAGAAGGTGCCATGCGTGTGCATCTTTGGGTGTGAGGTAGGATTTAGTGTCCTGATTAATTATTCCGTCCGTGTGCATTCGGTTGATGTAAGTTGTGACTCGTTTTTGTATGTCATTAGTAATGTCGCATGGCAGCCTGTCTCTTTTTTGGCCTATTTGAAACCAACGCTTTGCGTGGCGCCTCTTACAAACCCCATACGTGGTTAAGATACATCGAcgatatttttgttgtatgGACTAAGGGTCTGGACAAATTAAATGCTTTTGTAGATTATCTAAACAATCTACACCCCACCATTAAATTTACAAGCTCCCACTCCTATAACAATGTACCTTTTCTTAACAAGGGAGACACccttgttaatagtaaaatcgAAACTGACCTCTACTCCAAACCTACTGACaaacaccaacaccatcattttTCATCTTGCCACCCTCATCACACCAAAAAGGCTATCCCCTACAGCCTCGCCCTCCGTATTCGCCGCATTTG encodes:
- the LOC5511972 gene encoding tafazzin, which encodes MATTPAWPFCRAAMATSWHKLESTAVIGLVGGISKFWLKCLNSLRCYNMETLEQLAEHRPLDTPLVTVSNHHSCLDDPMLWGMMKMRILLDNRKIRWTLGAKELLFSKPFHSFFFSRGKIIPIMRGEGVYQKGMDFAIEELNRGQWVHVFPEAGIIEDHSLVRLKWGVGRLIAESSVTPVVLPFWHVGMDDILPNKTPYIPTIMKRVTVLIGEPMYFDDILKDFKRRRLNAMETRKNITDCIQERFKELKEEAEKLHEKWR